The genomic stretch TGAATTGAGAAATCAACACAATACGTCACAATTCGACTTCATTGAAAGCCACAAGGGTATGTTTACTGTGCTAGGCTTTACACCTGAGCAAATGGGAACGCTACGAGATGAATATGGAATTTATGGTGTAGGTGACGGGCGAATTAACATCGCTGGTCTTACAGAAGCTCACATTCCATACGTGGCAGACGCGATAGTCAAAGTCTCACAACGTTAATGCAGGTGATTGGATGAAGAATTTGAAACTTATTTTGCCATTACTACTTAGCGGCGGCTTAACTGCTTGTGCAGTGACACCCGCAACGGTAGATTCTTCAGCAGAAAATAAGTCGGAAATTAAAGAAGAACCAGTAAAGCAGACAAAACCTCAACCCAAGCCAGATCGACCAGTGCTCGAGCTTAAAGCCCACAAAACATCCGATGGAAAGTTGATCCTTGGTGAAGAAGAGTGGGTATATGTTCCGGGGTTAAATGAGGTGTTTAAGTCTCGAATTGATACTGGAGCAACAACTTCATCCATTAGTGCGGTTGATTTGGTTGAGTTTGAACGTGATGGCAAAGATTGGGTTAAGTTCAAAATCGAGCATGATGGCATCAACAGTAACGAAATAGCGTTACCTGTTGAGCGTTGGGTTCACATTCGCCAATCCAGTGCGGAAGGAACGCAAAAGCGCGCTGTCGTTCTAGCTTGGATTCAAATTGGCGATCTCAAAGAAAAAACCGAGTTCACGCTAACTGACAGAACGCATTTAACTTTCCCTGTATTGTTAGGGCGTAGCTTCTTCAAAGACGTTGCAATTGTCGATGTTTCACAGAAATACGTGCAAGATAAGCCGACAACGAAGTAACGAAAAGCGAACACGATAACTA from Vibrio vulnificus NBRC 15645 = ATCC 27562 encodes the following:
- a CDS encoding ATP-dependent zinc protease, encoding MKNLKLILPLLLSGGLTACAVTPATVDSSAENKSEIKEEPVKQTKPQPKPDRPVLELKAHKTSDGKLILGEEEWVYVPGLNEVFKSRIDTGATTSSISAVDLVEFERDGKDWVKFKIEHDGINSNEIALPVERWVHIRQSSAEGTQKRAVVLAWIQIGDLKEKTEFTLTDRTHLTFPVLLGRSFFKDVAIVDVSQKYVQDKPTTK